In Aspergillus luchuensis IFO 4308 DNA, chromosome 1, nearly complete sequence, the following are encoded in one genomic region:
- a CDS encoding uncharacterized protein (COG:Q;~EggNog:ENOG410PNKZ;~InterPro:IPR036291): MPGTILLTGANSSLAIPAVHHFLTKYPDYTLVLTVRNPSTSDPNTKRLNDTITPFFNPSTSIRKLDLSKLSEVTTFAQTLATEITNGTLPPLASIICNAYYWNLASEVETTADELDKTFQVNHIAHASLVLRLLGSFGSNSGRVILFGSDAHWPGKNGLEKYPPTIPEDLDVLVKPIKKADEDVRGKGFYQYAVSKLAIIMWMYALNGQLIQDDNLKQIKAVAINPGNLSDSRALRTNTPLILRIISRFIIQPLRPLLRLLDPTMRTATEAGEDVVELAVSEKYAEEAGYFTLLRKDESSPESQDGEKQEKIWKKTLEWAQVSPKDTVLKLDKGDLPM; this comes from the exons ATGCCAGgaaccatcctcctcaccggAGCCAACAGCTCTCTTGCCATCCCAGCAGTCCATCACTTCCTCACTAAATACCCAGACTATACTCTCGTCCTCACCGTCCGCAACCCTTCCACTTCggaccccaacaccaagcGTCTCAACGACACCATCACGCCCTTCTTCAATCCAAGCACCTCAATCCGAAAACTAGACCTCTCCAAACTCTCCGAGGTGACCACATTCGCGCAGACCCTAGCCACTGAAATCACCAATGGCACACTGCCCCCTCTAGCAAGCATCATCTGCAACGCATACTACTGGAACCTAGCTAGCGAGGTCGAAACAACTGCCGATGAGCTGGATAAGACCTTCCAGGTGAACCATATTGCTCACGCCTCGCTAGTACTGCGTCTGCTCGGTTCATTCGGATCGAACTCTGGACGAGTTATTCTCTTCGGTAGTGATGCTCATTGGCCCGGTAAGAATGGATTGGAGAAGTATCCGCCTACCATTCCAGAGGATCTGGACGTGCTGGTGAAACCGATCAAGAAGGCGGACGAAGATGTTAGGGGGAAGGGGTTCTATCAGTATGCGGTATCGAAGTTGGCGATTATCATGTGGATGTATGCGTTGAACGGGCAGTTGATTCAG GACGACAATCTAAAACAAATCAAGGCTGTAGCTATCAATCCAGGCAACCTGAGTGATTCTCGCGCGCTGCGCACCAACACGCCGCTAATTCTTAGGATCATCTCCCGTTTCATAATCCAGCCACTGCGGCCGCTGTTGAGACTACTTGACCCGACTATGCGCACGGCTACGGAGGCTGGGGAGGATGTGGTCGAGTTGGCCGTGAGTGAGAAATATGCGGAGGAGGCGGGTTACTTTACTCTTTTGAGAAAGGATGAGAGCTCGCCTGAGAGTCAGGAtggggagaagcaggagaagatatGGAAGAAGACGTTGGAGTGGGCGCAGGTCAGCCCTAAAGATACGGTGTTGAAGCTCGACAAGGGGGATTTGCCAATGTAG
- the JIP5 gene encoding WD40 repeat domain-containing protein (COG:S;~EggNog:ENOG410PGDQ;~InterPro:IPR015943,IPR036322;~go_function: GO:0005515 - protein binding [Evidence IEA]) yields the protein MFDTVCTLPLSADLFSQALHPKEPVVSVGLSSGHVQTFRLPTDEAASDDDETSNASSRNGRGHIDTMWRTRRHKGSCRCLTFGIDGETLYSAGTDGLIKAAKAETGVVENKIAIPTMKNGSIDAPTIVHALSPQTLLLATDSSALHLYDLRIPYSKVSAKPEQSHHPHDDYVSSLTPLPASETSTSGFSKQWVTTGGTTLAVTDLRRGVLVRSEDQEEELISSTYIGGLAASGTSRGEKVLVGGSSGVLTLWEKGAWDDQDERIYVERGDGGGESLETMAVLPDELGKGKVVAVGLGSGKVKFVRIGPNKVASEVMHDETEGVVGLGFDVEGRMVTGGGQVVKVWHEAVVGADRYGAMPGEKRMYGDSDDSDEGDDSDDDSDDSDAGGRQDKAQNKRKKTKAKGKGGQQIMAFADLD from the exons ATGTTCGACACCGTCTGCACCCTTCCGCTATCAGCGGACCTGTTCTCCCAGGCCCTGCACCCCAAGGAGCCAGTTGTGTCCGTGGGTCTCTCTTCCGGCCACGTCCAAACATTCCGACTCCCCACCGACGAAGCGGccagcgacgacgacgagacGTCGAATGCCTCGTCACGCAATGGCAGAGGACACATTGATACAATGTGGCGGACGAGACGCCACAAGGGTAGCTGTCGGTGCTTGACGTTCGGGATTGATGGCGAGACGCTCTACTCGGCCGGAACGGACGGACTGATCAAGGCCGCGAAGGCGGAGACGGGTGTTGTGGAAAACAAGATTGCTATTCCTACAATGAAGAATGG GTCCATCGATGCTCCCACTATCGTCCATGCGCTTTCCCCTCAGACTCTCCTTCTTGCGACCGATTCCAGCGCCCTTCACCTCTACGATCTCCGCATACCCTACTCTAAGGTTTCGGCAAAGCCTGAACAATCTCATCACCCTCATGACGACTACGTTTCGTCTCTTACGCCTCTTCCGGCGTCCGAGACCAGCACCTCCGGGTTCAGCAAGCAATGGGTGACGACAGGTGGAACGACCTTGGCAGTTACGGATCTGCGACGGGGCGTGCTTGTTCGCAGTGAGGatcaggaggaggagttgatCAGTTCGACGTATATTGGCGGGCTGGCAGCCAGTGGCACAAGTCGCGGCGAGAAGGTGCTTGTGGGAGGTTCTAGCGGTGTTCTTACGCTCTGGGAGAAGGGCGCGTGGGATGACCAGGACGAGCGGATCTATGTGGAgcgtggagatggtggtggagagtCCCTCGAGACCATGGCTGTTCTGCCGGATGAATTgggcaagggcaaggtgGTCGCTGTCGGCCTCGGCAGTGGTAAAGTCAAGTTCGTGCGGATCGGCCCTAACAAGGTCGCCTCGGAGGTTATGCATGATGAGACCGAGGGCGTGGTTGGCCTGGGCTTTGACGTTGAGGGGCGCATGGTTACTGGTGGTGGACAGGTGGTGAAGGTTTGGCACGAGGCTGTTGTTGGTGCTGATAGGTACGGGGCAATGCCGGGAGAGAAGCGCATGTATGGCGACAGTGACGATAGCGATGAAGGTGATGACAGTGATGACGACTCGGATGACAGCGACGCCGGCGGCCGCCAGGACAAGGCACAGAACAAGCGCAAGAAGACGAAagccaagggcaagggtggACAGCAAATCATGGCTTTCGCTGACTTGGATTAA
- a CDS encoding glycoside hydrolase family 7 protein (CAZy:GH7;~COG:G;~EggNog:ENOG410PHJ4;~InterPro:IPR037019,IPR001722,IPR013320;~PFAM:PF00840;~SECRETED:SignalP(1-17);~go_function: GO:0004553 - hydrolase activity, hydrolyzing O-glycosyl compounds [Evidence IEA];~go_process: GO:0005975 - carbohydrate metabolic process [Evidence IEA]), with amino-acid sequence MHQRALLFSALLTAVRAQQAGTLTEEVHPSLTWQKCTSEGSCTEQSGSVVIDSNWRWTHSVDGSTNCYTGNTWDSTLCPDDETCATNCALDGADYESTYGITTDGDSLTLKFVTGSNVGSRVYLMDTSDEKYQTFDLLDAEFTFDVDVSNLPCGLNGALYFTAMDADGGTSRYPANKAGAKYGTGYCDSQCPRDLKFINGEANVDGWEPSSNNDNTGIGNHGSCCPEMDIWEANSISTALTPHPCDSSKQTMCEGNNCGGTYSDDRYGGTCDPDGCDFNPFRMGNETFYGDGKIVDTGSKMTVVTQFITDGSSSLSEIKRYYVQNGNVIANAESSISGVTGNSITTDFCTAQKKAFGDDDVFAAHNGLAGISDAMSSMVLILSLWDDYYASMEWLDSDYPENATATDPGVARGTCDSESGVPATVEGAHPDASVTFSNIKFGPINSTFSASA; translated from the exons ATGCATCAACGCGCCCTTCTCTTTTCGGCCCTGCTGACGGCCGTTCGTGCCCAGCAAGCCGGAACGCTCACGGAGGAAGTCCATCCTTCCTTGACCTGGCAGAAGTGCACTTCTGAAGGCAGTTGCACGGAACAGAGTGGCTCGGTCGTCATCGACTCAAACTGGCGCTGGACCCATTCTGTCGATGGTAGCACCAATTGCTACACTGGCAACACC TGGGATTCAACTCTCTGCCCTGACGATGAAACCTGTGCGACCAACTGCGCCCTGGACGGAGCAGACTACGAGTCCACCTACGGTATCACCACTGACGGTGATTCATTGACACTGAAATTCGTCACTGGTTCCAATGTTGGCTCGCGTGTGTATCTCATGGACACGAGTGACGAGAAATACCAGACGTTCGACTTGCTTGACGCAGAGTTCACTTTCGACGTCGATGTGTCGAACCTCCCATGTGGATTGAACGGCGCGCTGTACTTCACTGCAATGGACGCCGATGGCGGCACCTCAAGGTACCCTGCAAACAAGGCCGGAGCCAAGTACGGAACAGGATACTGTGACTCCCAATGTCCGCGAGACCTAAAGTTCATCAACGGAGAA GCCAACGTCGATGGCTGGGAACCTTCTAGCAATAATGACAACACAGGTATCGGCAACCACGGTTCTTGCTGCCCTGAAATGGATATCTGGGAAGCCAATAGTATCTCGACCGCATTGACACCCCATCCCTGTGATAGCAGCAAACAGACCATGTGTGAGGGTAACAACTGCGGTGGAACCTACTCGGATGACCGCTACGGAG GAACCTGCGACCCTGACGGCTGCGACTTCAACCCCTTTCGCATGGGCAACGAAACTTTCTACGGTGATGGCAAGATCGTTGACACCGGATCCAAGATGACCGTTGTGACCCAGTTCATCACTGATGGCTCCAGCTCCCTCAGCGAGATCAAGCGTTACTACGTGCAGAACGGAAACGTTATTGCGAACGCCGAGTCCAGCATCTCTGGAGTGACTGGAAACTCGATCACAACGGACTTCTGCACTGCGCAGAAGAAGGCCTTTGGCGACGACGATGTGTTCGCTGCGCATAATGGGCTTGCTGGGATCAGTGATGCCATGTCTTCCATGGTTCTGATCCTGAGCTTGTGGGATGATTACTACGCCAGCATGGAGTGGCTCGACAGTGACTATCCCGAGAACGCTACCGCTACCGACCCAGGTGTTGCACGCGGAACATGCGACTCGGAGTCGGGCGTCCCTGCCACAGTCGAGGGGGCGCACCCTGATGCTTCGGTGACTTTTTCGAACATCAAGTTCGGTCCCATCAACTCGACCTTCAGCGCTTCCGCATAA